The Thunnus maccoyii chromosome 24, fThuMac1.1, whole genome shotgun sequence DNA window CACTCAGTCCATGCTGGCTCGCCGGCTCGCTCACTGCGACGAGCTGCGGGCTCAAGTCATGGAGGTAAAACAGTTCCTGTAAACACGTCGAGTTTCTTCCACAGAGAGCGGCTGAAACGTTCCTGATGATtcgtccgtgtgtgtgtgtgtccgtgtgtgttcAGGTCAAAGCGCTGCCGGGGATGGGAACCACGATAGACGTCATTCTGATTAACGGGCGTCTGCGGGAGGGAGAGACCATCATCGTGCCCGGCGTGGAAGGACCAATCGTAACGCAGATCAGAgggctgctgctgccgccgccgctgAAGGAGCTCAGAGTCAAGGTGAAGAGCAGGAAACTGACAAACTGACCTTTTATTATCATAAAATACTGTTAATGAGAAGAAAACTAGAAAACTACTGTTGATTCATTCTGACAACGCAGAtcacagaaatacaaatatttctgtTCAAAACAAAGTTCCTGAGCACTCGGCTCCACcgcagcagctgctgtcagacatttaaacaaagttaaacaacGTTTTCATTATGTGCACAAATAAAACTACATCTCCCATTAAAAGAACTACAAGTGCAGCAGCTGATCTGTGCTGAGTAAAGACTAAAGAGTAAAATGGCTgctgaaaacataaatattaatatataaactGAAGCTGGATCTTTATTTATTAGTGTAATTATAGATGTTAATGTTAACAGACGTTCAGCTTTGACTCTATTGtggataaaaacattaaaaaagacgAAGACGTTGAGActgaatttaaaatttaaacaataaaGCAGCTGAACTGAACCTCAGTGATGATATCTGACATTTAATATGAGGATTAAAGACTCATTGAGatcagaataaaacaataaaaacaattaaacacTAATAAAACCTTCATAAACCAGGTCATCATCTGCAGAAGACCAACAAATTATAAACAATGTTGTCAGTAGTTCTATAAACTATaaacaggaaagaaagagacaagaaaacGATGTCATTATTCAGAGAAAACAGATGACAAACagtcaaaaagaagaagaagaacattgAAGGTCTTTGGTAAATGATTGCAGTCTGATGGATGTTTAAACGTGTCTTATTGTGAGTCATGTGACGGTCTCGTCTGAGGGACTGTTGGTTGTTTATCAGCCGACGGCTGCTGGGTGTGActtcattcatctttttatcTCGACCCTCCCGCAGCTGCAGATGTTTGTCCTCGAGTCTCCCAGACTGGAGGGAAACACACCACTTATCATAAAGTATCGACAACAAAGCTCGTTTAGAGGGAAGatactgttctgattggttaattgAATCACTCGGTTCTCTGTAAAAATTATAACTGgacaaccaatcacagagctgaaagcagcattttcttCCCGGCAACCGTGGAGCCGCAaagatctgattggctgatgaaAGAGTTTCTTCCATTTAACCCTTCACACATGTTTCTGAGTCCTGTTACTATACAGCAGTAAAATatggatttaaaaaagaaaaactcaattaaaataaatacaaatgtaatatatatatatatatatatatatatatatatatatatatatatatatatatatatatatatatatatatacacacttaAAGATCTccagacataaaaaacatttgtctGAGATTCTTCACAGTAACATGTCagtttctttattatattatattcctGTCTATGAGTTCAGTGTTTAGTGAAGTTTACAGTTGTATTGATTGATTAACTGACTGGTTTATTGATCGGTGGTCGTGTGTAGAACCAGTACGAGAAGCACAAAGAGGTGTCGACGGCTCAGGGTGTGAAGATTCTGGGTAAAGACCTGGAGAAGACGTTGGCGGGGCTCCCTCTGCTGGTGGCTCACAAGGAGGACGAGGTCCCCGTCCTGAGggtaagacagacagacacacacacacacacacacacacacacacacacacacacgtattcCCAGTTCACTGACCGCTGCTGGTTTTCAGGATGAACTGGTGCGAGAGCTCAAACAGACTCTGAGCTCCATCAAACTGGAGGAGAAGGGAGTTTACGTCCAGGCGTCGACGCTGGGATCACTGGAGGCTCTACTGGAGTTCCTCCGGACCTCCAAAGTCCCCgtaagtaactaaatacatgtACTCGAGTTTATACTTCAACTCCACTACATCAAGtacataatacttatgtacttttactgcaatactttaactacatcaagctcataatacttatgtacttttactgcaatactttaactacatcaagctcataatacttatgtacttttactgcaatactttaactacatcaagctcataatacttatgtacttttactgcaatactttaactacatcaggcTGACTCAACCGTCAAAGTTTGTTCTAAACacatctgacctttgacctctatctttgtgtgtgtgtgtgtgtgtgtgtgtgtgtgtgtgtgtgtgtgtgtgtgtgtgtgtgtgtgtgtgtgtgtgtgtgtgtgtgtgtgtgtgtgtagtacgCTGGTATCAACATCGGTCCCGTTCATAAGAAGGATGTGATGAAGGCGTCAACCATGCTGGAGCACGACATGCAGTACGTCACCTTCTTCATCCTCTACTCTTGTTTCTACTCGGCGGTTATTTactcaatcaatcagttttagTCATAagaatattataaatatatcattttCGTGGTGTTTTTGCCGGCAGGTACGCGGTGATCCTGGCGTTCGACGTGAAGGTGGAGAGGGAGAGTCAGGAGATGGCCGACAGTCTGGGTGTTCGCATCTTCTCGGCTGAAATCATCTACCATCTGTTCGACGCCTTCACCAAGTACAGAGAGGACTACAAGAAGGCCAAACAAGACGAGTTCAAGTAGGAAAACACGTCTTTCATCACATATTTGATTCTGGAGACACACACGCAGCGtgttctgatgttttgttggacgtgtgtgtgtgtgttcaggcacGTGGCGGTGTTCCCCGTGAAGCTCCGCGTTCTTCCTCAGTTCATCTTCAACTCCAGAGATCCCATCGTGATCGGCGTGAACGTGGACGCCGGCGTCCTGCGACAGGGAACGCCACTCTGCGTCCCCAGCAAAGGGGTGAGTCCCTCCGAGTgtgtgaggatgatgatgatgatgatgatgatgatgatgatgtgtgtctctgtgctggtACTTATAGTGACTGTGTGTTTCAGTTCGTGGACATCGGCGTGGTCACCAGTATCGAGGTGAACCATAAGTCAGTGGAGAGCGCCAAGAAAGGCCAGGAGATCTGCATCAAGATCGAGCCCATTCCTGGAGAGTCGCCCAAGATGTACGGCCGCCATTTTGAAGCCACTGACATCATCGTCAGCAAGGTGAGAAAGCAAAACTCCTCCGACGCCACGCCCGTTAACGAAGAGAATCTAAACgagcagtttgtttttatcagcGAGCGtcgctgcttcttcttcttcttctgtgtttatgATGAGTGACGTCATCACTctgcagaaaacattttcactgaCCGGTTGAAATCACTTTgactttgctgtttgttttgtttgtttgtttgtttgtttatagagcacatttaactGCCTCAAATTTAAGATGcagttaaataattaaacaaaaataaatagataaataactGTAACAATTTTATCATATTAAAATTTTACAACTTTGTATTTGTGTAACTACAAATgtgttatatttaaatatgtttgtgtcGTTTGTATTAatgattatttgttattttttgttccAGTTTATCAACCCTTTATACTccacatgtttttattactattatatttaaatatttgaatatcTCACACTGTCACAGTCTTTATCGTTACTTTAAAGAAGATCATTCAGTGATCTGCAGACGGAAGCTTAAAAGCGATCGAAAAAAGTATCAAAGTATAAATAATCATGAATAAAAGAGAGACGTAGTTATTGCTTTGTCGTTATTTGAATGTCGGCATTTATTTTTCTAGATCTTTAGCTTCAGTCTGTTGGTCGGCGTTAACGTCGTcggtgtgttggtgtgtttcaGATCACGCGGGCGTCCATCGACGCGCTGAAGAACTGGTTCAGAGACGAGATGCAGAAGTCTGACTGGCAGCTGATCATGGAGCTGAAGAAAACCTTCGAGATCATCTGAGGGAGTCGAACACGcacgacgacgacgacgacgaggAGACGGCAAAACGgagggacaaaaaaaatattaaaaaaaacaaaaaaaaaacaacaacaaccgaCAAAAACCGAATAGACgtgaaagtgtttttctgtgagaAACGAACAGTTTTTTCCACTGTTGTAAACAGTGATAGTTTAGaccacatttcacacacacacacacacacacacacacacacacacacacacacacactcagtattCCAACGTGCCTGTTCTTCAGCTACAACGTTGTGTTACTACTCTTTCTTGTTCTCTGCTCTGatttgtggctgctgctgctttgtgtctccctccttcccccccACCTCCACACCCAGACTGAGGCTAACGAGCTTAACGAGGCCGACCAGTCCCTACAAGGCCAGTCTTGAGCCCGCCgaggtgcattgtgggattaTATTGAACAGCACCGATTCTGGAGGGGaagagtttgttgttttttttaaaatttcttttcaCAAAACACCAAATCATTGAGGCAGCAGTGGCGACGGTCGACTTTAAAAGACTTTGAGGAGTTGACTCAGCGTTGATGGTTTTTTGCTGTGCGGTTTGTCGGCCATGTTGGAGGTGGCACGGCGAGAGGGGAGGGGTGGAATGACAGAGGATGGTCACCTCTGAAATTTTAAACTCTGTTTTTGCTGCAAATGCTGATGTAATAAATTCCCATGATTCTGATGAAACGTGAAGAGTTTCCGGTTTCGGTTCTGTTCACATCTGCAGAAGAATGAGCTGTTTGTACGGAGGCCTGTGGCTGCCAATATTAGAATTAAAGCATTTAAATCAAATtgaaatttcagtttgtctgcGTATGATGTATGACGCAAAAATTAAAATTccagttttcattttcacttttgaaaaatacataagtaattttttttttcttgtgaaattaatttttaattttcatgttcAAATTGGCAAATCACAGAGCGACCTGTCAGTTGAACGTTTACTGCACGTCATACTGAAACATGGCTGGTTTGATTCCATCCAGGAACCTTTTCCTGCATGCAGTATCTGTCTTTCTACccgtgtttcctgtctgatACTTCATGAtctctgtctttaaaaaaaacaaaacaaaatggcaaaCCACAAAAAACGTGCAGCCTAAACCTGAAAATTTATTTGCAAACTGgacttttttaatttaaatttaaattatgtcCTGATTGAAGCTCATTtctaatgaaaatgtttaatttcttcATGGTTGAGTTTTACAGACTTCCTGCAATTATgaaaattttcattttcattagaaAGTTTAGAAATGTTTTACAATCTGGACATAATTTAAAAGCAGAAATCCAgttttacaatttaattttaagtttaGGTTGCACGTTATTTGCGAATGTACCTTCATTATGGAAGTTTAATGCTACCAATACAGAGTATAAATATTACTATATAGAAGTATTTTTCAATTTTAgtttctaacattttttttaaaatttctaacgttcaaaaaatgaaaaatgtatgttgaaattttatttttgtcgtACATCATCTGTACACAAATGGAAAATTTACTTTCAATGTGGTTTAATTTTGGCAGCCAGACACTTCCTTTCCGTGCAATTgatgaattaattttaaaatttcagtAGTGGTGTTAAAAACACGTCTGAGagtataaacacattttcctacaaaactaaactaaaaatctgAAACGTTGCCTCATCTGAACTCACTGCCAGACGCTGAAATCTTTGGGTTTGATAGTATTTTATAAAATTTGAACCCAGATGTTTGAATTccttattaatttattcatgtaaTTAAAGGCAACTCAAGTTAAAAATACCTAAAACTCAACGATTCCATTGACAAGTCTGATCAATGTTGACAACCTGCAGAtcctgaaaatgagatgaaatgttgattaaatacGAATCTGACAGTTAAACTGAAGGTGCGAGTTGATCAGCTGaaaatattgatctgatatAGATGAAAAGTTGAGCAGAGAAGAGTCGacactctgtttctctgttgttgagctgcaacaattaaacAATCAGTCGAAAAAATGTATCTACAGATATTTTGATAACTAATTAATCAACATTTGAACTATCAAACATTTGATGAAGGTTTTCAAAAGctcatttttgtctttgaaatacatttttggaagcgtttattagacaaaacaagaaatgtgtCACCTTACACTCTACTAGGAGACTAATAGAcgtttttctgatgttttattgactaGCGATTAATTGTTACAGTATACTAATAAGATGCAACAAGAAGCACTTCacatcaaaaagacaaaaacaaaataatatgttCCACACTagacagcaaacaaacacagttacacCACACAACCAAACCACGCTGTAAATCACCACCGCTGCTCGCAACAGGACAAAGAGGACAGAAATGGAACAGAAATAACCTTGTTGGGTAAATTTGCTTTTAATGTTGGCGTGTATGTTCTATATAACGCTCATGTTCATGAAGAGTTTAGTGATTTAGTTTTCCTCACAGAGTACGGACGAGGACTGTTGGCAGCTCCtggagttagcattagcattagcattagcattagcattagcccGCTTCATCGCCAACAGAACAAGACTTAGTATTGGTGGTATCCATAGGTAAGATGTTGGTCCGGTTACCTGTAGTACCTGTAACGTCCTGCGGGAGGCGATAGAGGTCATTAGAATCAAAGTGGCTCAACGTCTGAGAAGGAATGTGATCAATATGTTTAATGGAAAAGTTATcatgtaaaacataaacattgtTGGCCTGATGCAgcttctgtttcctgttttaaatattaattaaaatcaGTCTGTTAAAGTgctgaaaaaaggaaacaaagaacataaaaagaagTGTGAAGACTCCATTTctcaaaccaaaccaaataaTAAATATCTAACTCAGTCGTGATTTGGCCGTCAGACGGCGGCGGGGATGAAATGTCCGTGAAGGTCCATGTGGACGCTGGCGGGAATGGCGGCTCGGGCGATCTCCTCGAAGGTTTTGGCGTTGAGGACGAGCATGAAGGGAGAGATGTTCGGATCCGGAGAGATGACAGACGACAAGATCACCcctgcaggaagaaaaaaaagagaagaagtgaTGAAACGATCCACTCCGcaatgaaagcaaaaaaaattaGCGATGAAGTTGCTGCCGTTTGGTAGAAGACGCCCTCACCGTCATCTTCCTCCACGGCTCCCGGCGACGCCACGAACACCGGCTCTGAAGGATAGCAGTTCTCCTGCTGCCACTCGATGTGTTTCCTGTTGACGATGTCAAATTTGGCGATCTGTTGgatgaaagaacaaaagagaagTCAGGCGGAgtgtcaaatatatatattagccTCCAGCGAACTCACTGAATCCCtcaaagcattatgggaactgATTGTCCCCCAAATCAAAGACAAGAAACAAAGAATAATGGGAAGGTGACAGTGGTTGGAGGTTGTTTTGTTCCTTTAGATAATGATGGTGTTGGTAGCAGCTTTGAGGTGTTTGACCTTGTTGGGATGAGGCGTCCACTCCACCCTGGAGCCGTAGAAGTATCTGTACTTTTTAGTGTTGAAGTTATAGTTGATCCCCGGCAGCTCCAGACCTGAGGAGGGACCGGAGTCGTTAGTCGGGAGGATTGAACGGCGTTTACTTCAAACAGACTCACAGAAAagtaattattttgataatcgccCAAAATTtcgctggttccagcttctcaaatgtgacttttttatgtcatgtaggatatttttcagttttagattaaaccactacttttaaacaggttttttaaaattgtgatggacatttttcatcttttctaacattttatagacaaaatgagaAACTAAAAGTCAGTTGCGGCTCCAGCGTCAGTCGAACCTTCGAACAGAGAGTCCGGCTGGCAGTAGACGGATCCGTCCTCCTGCATCACCGCCTGGGCCTTCGTGTCCGTCAGCGTCACCAGGTTAGTCCCTCTGGGAGATTCCTGGAGGACACATCAAACTCTTCATACAGCTCATAAAACGGTAAAGTCGACAGTAAAGTGTTTCAGGCTGTGTTTTTGTACCTTGTGGACGTCGAGCGGCAGGACGAACCTCTGGACGACCGGCGGGGAGAAACTGGTGTTGGATTCGATGAAGTTGCTGGTCTCCTTTCTCATGTTCTGGATGTAGAACATGTCGTACAGGTTGCTGTCCTTGTAGCCGATCAGGTCGAACACCACGTGGCCGTCGTCCTCGTAGGCGTTGACATGGTGGAAGACCACCATGGCGTCGCCGTAGAAACGCGTGGAGACGGCCTTCCCCGTCTTTCTGTCGATGACGTGGAACAAGGTctaagagaggagagagagaggtcataTAGCTGATCATTAATAACAatttatacatacatttgtATTAATCAATCCCTTTAATGCTGATTCTGACTGaatgaaaaaactaaaaacttttaaacttttactgTTTCTATGAAACTTTTTAGGGCTAATTAAATCTAAATTCATTTGGGGTGTGCTAAAACCAAAGATCATTTAGAtaatttacttcagtaaaacattattaaggattatttaattttgtgtatatttttgactgttaggCACAAAtgaggcaaattccttgtatgtgcaaacctactttgcaataaacctgattctgattctaaAGTAGCAATACAACACTATAAAATactacattacaagtaaaagtcctgcatttcattttttactgtagtaaaagtacagaagtatttgCAACAAGACGTAATTacaatatcaaaagtaaaagtacttctttattatttcagttgGTTGAAATGGAGCCAATTTTAACTTCTTCATATACTGTTGATCTGTAACAATGGATtataattaattcataattcataTATAATTGTTAAATATCAATCTGTATAGTAGCTCATAAACACAgatgtcagataaatgtagtgcaaaaaaaaaatacatttcccttttaaatgtatctgtaataccttaaaattgtacttaagtacagtacttaggTTAATATTTCATTTCCATCACTGATTAAGTTATATAATTGACATTAACATTGAATGAATTATTCTATAATGTCCTGTTTTGTGcactttttttaatatttgcttTACATAAGAACAACACTGCACGGATCAGGTTTTTGTTTAAGTTTcagcaagttttttttattctttaattatcAATAATTGTAGTTAACTgttgcacaaaataaaaataatcctgTTTAAGGCTCCAAAAGGCCGATCCTGCTGACCGCCGCCGGCGCCACCGTCCATCAATGAAAAGTTGGGTTACTTACGATGTCTTCCTTGTCTAATTTGAGGCAGCTTCCCCAGTTGACTCCTCTGAAGTAGGCGGTGGCCAGTTTGACGATGTCCAGCGTGAAAGGCTGCTCCACGAACACGATGTAGTTTTCAGTCATGCCGAAGCTGTGGAAG harbors:
- the bco1l gene encoding beta-carotene oxygenase 1, like, whose amino-acid sequence is MQTIFGKNGTETPEPVKAQVKGSIPAWLQGTLLRNGPGLFSVGNSEYNHWFDGMSLIHSFTFSGGEVFYRSKFLKSETYKRNIKADRIVVSEFGTMIYPDPCKNIFSRAFTHLCNVIPDFTDNNLINIIRYGQDYYASSEVNYMNQIDPVTLETVGRINYRNHIALNLATAHPHYDNEGNTYNMGTAIMGLGRPKYVIFKVPADASDKENKKPALRKVQQICSIPFRSALSPSYFHSFGMTENYIVFVEQPFTLDIVKLATAYFRGVNWGSCLKLDKEDITLFHVIDRKTGKAVSTRFYGDAMVVFHHVNAYEDDGHVVFDLIGYKDSNLYDMFYIQNMRKETSNFIESNTSFSPPVVQRFVLPLDVHKESPRGTNLVTLTDTKAQAVMQEDGSVYCQPDSLFEGLELPGINYNFNTKKYRYFYGSRVEWTPHPNKIAKFDIVNRKHIEWQQENCYPSEPVFVASPGAVEEDDGVILSSVISPDPNISPFMLVLNAKTFEEIARAAIPASVHMDLHGHFIPAAV